Within the Miscanthus floridulus cultivar M001 chromosome 17, ASM1932011v1, whole genome shotgun sequence genome, the region GGTAAGGAGCGGACTGCACTTCCTTAATTGCTACTTATGACTTCACTGATGTTGGATAATCATCACATCTACTTGTTGTGACATACATATTATTCTGTTTCATAAAGAAAAGCAAGCAGCTGAGTACTTACATAGCTTTTCATTGCATCATTGAATTGTGTTTCTTACCTCAAGTAGTAGATCAAACTCGACTGGTGCTTGTATTAGTTGCATAAGGGAAGCAATTGAAACCTGCAAGAAAATAAAGAAGCCATTAGTtctcatttatttattgtttGTGTCAACTGTTTTGAATTAGAAGTAATTTTACATCATTGTTGCTTTCTTCTTGGTGAATCATTTCCTCGTAATTCTGAATTTGATATTGTGCCTCTGGCATTTCCTGCTACCTTATTCTTCTTTCTAAATTCATGTTCTGTTATAACATCTAGATTTCATGTTTTGACAGTTAGAAGGTTTCTCATGATTACATATTTCAAGCATCTAACACACACAAGGAGATTAGATTCAAATGATCGGTGTACTAACCTTGGCTATTGAGGTTTGTGGTTCCTCTTCGATctgatctctacccctttgccCTGCTTTGCGTGTACAAGTTGCATGAGTTGGATCTTTAAATTGTATACATGtacagtataattgcattagcagCAAGTACAAGTTGCACTATGTCAAATGTGCAATTTCCTTATTTTGGTTCTGTAATTTAATTACAATAGTAATATAGCAAATGCATAAGAGAtatatttgtaattttagttgAGGATTGCTGAGTGGTGTGGCTATGCTTGTCTTGTGCAGGAACAGCACAGCAGTCCCAGCAGCAGCTTGGCTGCTGTTTTTAGTTTGGCCCTGAGTTCTAGAAGCTACTGCTCTGCATCTTCGATTTTCCGAAGGAGTTGCTTGTTCGGTTTTTAGGTGTGCACCAGTACCTTAGTTGCAATTTTCCATCTCTTATGCAactagagctagctagctagtagttcTCTGATGAACAGGGACAGGATTTAGAGTGGCTTATTGATGTGGCTGCAGAATTGCTTTTAGAAAATTGGCCTAGAAAAATGTGATAATATTTTTCTGTTAGCGTTGTTTTTTAATACTTGTTCCTGACTAAGTAGGCAATGTTTAGGAATAGGATTATTCTCAACAAGTCAACATTGATTGCAGCACCACTTGGTCTGTTTGTACATGCAATGTGATAATATCACATGGAAAATGAAACTAGTATATGTAGATACTATCCATATGGATAACTTTATATTTATTTGGTCTGATGTTATAGGTGTTGCAATGCCTCTCTGGTCAAGGTTTGACTTCATCAGGTGGTAGTGGTCAGGTAGGAAGTGATGGTAGCAATAACAGTGGAGCTTCAAGAGCGGCTATGAAGGAGAGGTTAGTCTGATACTATAATTATTTGAGGATTGTTTTCTTGTACAAGTTGTGAAGTATTGTCATGTTTTTGGTTTCTTCCTGTGGTGCTATCAGATTCAGGTCTTTCAATGTGTTATTTGAAGAGATCTACCACAAGCAATGTGGCTGGTCTGTTCCAGATCTGCGTGATGTCTTTTCTATGGATCTACATTCTCCTAGTCTTTGGTATGAGTTGCTATTGTTTTTTGTTGCTTTTTTAGAAAGTAGATTCAAAAGATTGGAATACTAACCTTTGCTGATGAGGTATGGATCAGTCTTTTAGTTCTTCTTCTTGAAATTTTCTATTCTTCTTTGCAATCTGACGTCTCCCCCTTTCCCCTACCCTGCGTGAGCAAAGCAGAGGCTTCTCCCACGTAGATCTGTTTCTGGTTGACTTCTCTCCCAAGTCTTTATATTCCTATGTATTCATGGTTTTGGGCTTTTGTTATGGGCTGCTACTGTTAAATGGGTCAATTTATAATTTTAGTTATATTCTTATGTATTCATGGTTTTGGACTTCTCTTATGGGCTGCTGCTGTTAAACGGGTCATTTTATCATTTTAGTTAATGGGCCAACTTTGGTTGCACAGAAATTATAACAGATTTCCTCTAAGTGGGCcttccttaaaaatgtttgttaccttgtgctaaaacacatggtttCTTCTCTCTTAGAAATCATGTGTTATGCAAGcaaccaacaaccatgtgttAACTTATGCTAAAATATATGGTTTTTGCTCTGTTATAAATTGTGTGTTTTATAGCTAGCAAACAACTATGTGCTACTTTTTGTTGAAACACATGGTCATTGACTAGACAGACTCGTTTTCAATGTACTCTAGTCTATATGATACGAGGATGACGGATGGTGTGTGTATATAAAAGACTTTACCTGATTGGGTCAAAGCCAGTACCTGCTGCACAGATAGCATGTACAGAAGTACTGCTAATCAAACAGACAAGCGGGCTGGCCATAAGGCATAAGCTACCAACTTCTTCAGGGCAAATTGCAAATTACTCCATACAGGAATCTAAAAAGACATTCAGAGCAATCTATAGATGAAAGCAAATGCATAGAGTAACCAAATTTTCCTCATAGAAAACAAATAGACTACCAAAGTAGGTTCATTCTTCATTCCAATAGTTAGGCAGTAGACAGTACAGGTACAGATCGAAACTCGGAAGGCTTGCATACCTACAGATACAGTTCATCTCTGTGATGATAACTTTAATGTCCTTCTAACGGCCAATCTGAGAAGCAAGGCACGTAAGGGTGTGCGGACAGATTGCTCGCTCCAAGAGTCCAGATAAAACGCACTTTCTTCTTATCCGTGTCGTAAGACATGAGCCTTCTTAGCTTGCCTGCAGTCAGGAAGATCAAGCCATTTTCCATATGAACTGCATGCACCAGGAAGGAGTAAGAGTCCCCAAAGCTTCTAGGGCGTGCTCCAAACATCTGCATCGCATTGACTGCATGCTTCAGGGTCCATCGTTGTCCTGCATAATCCTCAAGAACCCAGATACCGATAGACTCGTCGTCACGTCGATGGTTCCTTATCTGCACAGCATGCACGCGTCCTTGAGAGACCCCAATGAAGCAAAAATCATGTGGAGTGTTGATTTTCCCCCAAGCCCTCCCGTCCATGTCCACCGTGAGCAACGACAAGGAACCAGGGCTTGTGAGATGCAGGGTTTTGTTGAAGAAGACGGAGCCCCAGCCTACCACGGCCCGGTCACCCCACTCGCTCTGCCTGTACGACCACGCTCCAGTCTCCGACGAGAAGATCTCCACTCCTGTCGTCACTTGATGATCCCAAGTTATTAGGGGGCGTGGGTCGCTGTCGAGCATGAACACTCTGAAGTGGGGGAACATGGCTGGATCGAAACCCAAGCGGAAGATGCGGAGACAGTACATTTTCACCGGCACTTTTGGGTCCGGCAAACCCATCCACTTCTCCGTCGCCGGATTACAGACAAAGCAGCTATATGCGGCTTGGGGCTGGGGGTGGATATCGTCGCGTTTGCACAGCAGAAGTCCATTGCAGCAGTCGAGGAAGCCGGTGTCGGAGTAGCCGGGGGGCAAGAACGACAGGGAAGGGTCGACCATGGGCGGGCCTCTCCCCGACGCGTTGACGAAGTGGCGGACGTACCAAGAGCGGCCGGGGGGAATGGTGTGGAAGAAGAAGCCAGCCAGGGTCTGGGGGCACATGCGGAGGACGGCGGGCTCGGAGCTGAGGCCCCGCCGCCATGACCGGGAGACGCACTTGAACTGGCAGAGTGAACGGTAGGGCACCCGCGCGAGGATCTCGGTGACCAGCTCGTCGGGCAGCCTCACCACGCGCGGGTTCTTGCTGGAGGTACACCTCACCTCCATCCCGTGGCCTTTGAGGGCGGTGGTGGGGATCCGACCTGCAGCAGCAGCACAGCACTATGGCGGGTGAGTGAGAATCACGGCATCAGGAACAGTTGATGGAGGGGCGAACGGTTTTATGGCAGTTCAAAGATTTAGAGGTTAGGGAGAGGAAGAAAATCTCACCTGGCTGCCTGATTCTGGCCCTCTATCAACAGTTCAACACCAAGCAccaattttttagaaaaaagacaAGATTTGTGTATTCCGGTCTCTGGACAATCAACACCAAATACACCAGGATCTTCAGTGTAGAGAGCTGCAGGTTACGTCAACAGCAACACAGTAGTGAAAAATGTCGAGTGTCGATATATATTCCTCAAACATTTTGGTCTTTCAGAAACGCTATAGTCCATGATATGTAGCTGTTTGTTTAGATGAAAAAAAAATGATATACAACTTTTACAATCCAATTCCAGAAATAATGGGACACAGTTGCTTACAGTCGCTACTACTCCATTACTATGGAGTTAAAGAGTCCATTAGGCCATAATCCAGCTCAAAATTGATTTTGAAACTATTTGGCTATTTGCACCCCTTGGTTGTTTACTGACAAAGATGTTGTGCATAATGAAGGACGCTCTGCAACAACTTGGTGTGGTGGGCTAATGAGCTCAAAAATTAACTTTCAAGCCATGCCGTGCTTTGACGTGTCATTACGCATCTAAAAACTTGAAGGAAAATAATATGACCTTGTAAGGCCTTCCACAGCGAGGAAGTAAAGCCTGAAAAAAATTGGGACCCACCATAAAAATTCAACATCACTCTACAAATTCTACGAACCATCCGTAGCAGTCAAATCAACTAGCCTTGAGCTCATCCTGCATATGTTAAGATAGTTGGGACGAACAGTAAAAAACTATTTTTCTTTAAGAGATGGCATCGGTGCATCTACTCACGCTGCTCCTCATTTTGCCGGCGCTGGCATCGGTGGTTGTTGTGTAGCGAGTGACGCTCCAATAATCTCTCTCTTCTTTTAGCATCACTTAAACGATATGCCTGTGAGggtgagcatctccaagagtttcttaatttttttctcctaaaaacttATAGTTTGGCAACTCCTAAAAAGatattagaaaagaaaaagatagtcatctccaagagtttctaataaatatcatctaaaa harbors:
- the LOC136515999 gene encoding uncharacterized protein — encoded protein: MEVRCTSSKNPRVVRLPDELVTEILARVPYRSLCQFKCVSRSWRRGLSSEPAVLRMCPQTLAGFFFHTIPPGRSWYVRHFVNASGRGPPMVDPSLSFLPPGYSDTGFLDCCNGLLLCKRDDIHPQPQAAYSCFVCNPATEKWMGLPDPKVPVKMYCLRIFRLGFDPAMFPHFRVFMLDSDPRPLITWDHQVTTGVEIFSSETGAWSYRQSEWGDRAVVGWGSVFFNKTLHLTSPGSLSLLTVDMDGRAWGKINTPHDFCFIGVSQGRVHAVQIRNHRRDDESIGIWVLEDYAGQRWTLKHAVNAMQMFGARPRSFGDSYSFLVHAVHMENGLIFLTAGKLRRLMSYDTDKKKVRFIWTLGASNLSAHPYVPCFSDWPFLYGQVSIASLMQLIQAPVEFDLLLEQHEEMQGSLTKMILGNDRNEELTEEEIEEFIKNEQVTTSEGNNAPISSKYTPQLSMEFKSRDDAHHFFNFYAFLAEFQVAITHTTRTQSKKRNNEVVKVTMRCTRQGKEKEPKCLEQEEAEVDKDVGKKPVRRRKTNVQQKSDCPCVMMVKEEGGVWKVKTLDLEHNHELCPGDRDQLFSGHKYMIEMETGFIKTLNDNKIPTRKMV